A single window of Vicia villosa cultivar HV-30 ecotype Madison, WI unplaced genomic scaffold, Vvil1.0 ctg.000022F_1_1_2_unsc, whole genome shotgun sequence DNA harbors:
- the LOC131622018 gene encoding xyloglucan endotransglucosylase/hydrolase protein 2-like — MCFFSLLFLILLSILFPLHIKCDPLDNIPFNLNYASLWGKENMRVNDQTNEVQLTLDEHSGSGFMSRQRYGSGLFNMKIKVPQKDSIAVITTFYLISDVGPIRDEIDFEFLGGNNERPYILHTNIYINGLGNREQQIHLWFDPTLDFHNYTLLWNEKQLVFFVDEIPIRVFKNTTNNGGRYITKAMMIYATIWTHTWSSGGIPINWSGAPFQAHYKGFGINGCQAQSTNITQCNSSSYWWNHESFWDLNPQQIQAYKNVRGKFLFYDYCAKQPKNPECQDFYIS, encoded by the exons ATGTGTTTCTTTAgtctattatttttaatattgctTTCTATTCTTTTTCCATTACACATCAAATGTGATCCTTTGGATAATATTCCATTTAACCTAAACTATGCTTCTCTATGGGGAAAAGAAAATATGAGAGTTAATGACCAAACCAATGAAGTTCAACTTACATTGGATGAACATTCAG GTTCTGGTTTTATGTCGAGGCAAAGATATGGTTCTGGATTATTCAACATGAAAATTAAAGTGCCTCAAAAGGATTCTATAGCTGTGATAACAACTTTCtat TTGATTTCGGATGTTGGACCTATTCGAGATGAAATAGACTTTGAATTCTTAGGCGGAAATAACGAACGGCCTTATATATTGCACACAAACATTTATATTAATGGCCTTGGTAATAGGGAGCAACAAATTCATCTTTGGTTTGATCCAACTTTGGATTTTCATAATTACACACTTCTTTGGAATGAAAAACAATTAGT ATTTTTTGTTGATGAAATTCCTATAAGAGTGTTCAAGAATACCACAAATAATGGAGGGAGATATATAACTAAGGCAATGATGATTTATGCAACTATATGGACACATACATGGAGTTCTGGTGGAATTCCAATTAATTGGAGTGGTGCACCTTTTCAAGCTCACTACAAAGGATTTGGAATCAATGGTTGCCAAGCTCAAAGTACCAACATCACACAATGTAATTCCTCAAGTTATTGGTGGAATCATGAAAGCTTTTGGGATCTAAATCCTCAACAAATTCAAGCTTATAAAAATGTGAGgggaaaatttttattttatgattattgtGCTAAACAACCAAAAAATCCCGAGTGTCAAGATTTTTATATTAGTtag
- the LOC131622017 gene encoding glycerol-3-phosphate acyltransferase 1 has translation MVSLISVVVDLVLYQLLANSFYRAARKMRTFGLSLSSKPSHHQTCSFPNIAKCDVQGRNRMSQTVVCDILGVILKTESFFPFFMLVAFEGGSILRAFLLLMSCPFLMVCDHEMKIKVMTFITFCGLRIKDMENVSRAVLPKFYLENLNVHVCEILASTGSKVVITNVPRVMVEGFLKEYLSVGDVIGTELHVVGGYFTGCLTSSGLVVKNKALKDYFGDRKPDIGIGTSSSNDHLFISSCKEAYVMNNEENNKNSPNSVTMTRDKYPKPLIFHDGRLAFLPTPSASFCMFMWLPIGIFLAIYRILLGIFLPYKLALELGVYSGIDLKIKGTIPKKTQPNKGVLFVCTHRTLLDPVFLSTSLAKPLTAVTYSLSKVSEFIAPIKTVRLTRNRKQDGETMQKLLSEGDLVVCPEGTTCREPYLLRFSSLFAELADEIVPVAMDTNVSMFYGTTASGLKCLDPIFFLMNPKPSYHIQILEKVPKELTCAGGKSSFEVANHIQKKLGEALGFECTNLTRRDKYLMLAGNEGIVQQDEAKKCCY, from the exons ATGGTGTCTCTTATAAGTGTTGTTGTAGACTTGGTTTTATACCAACTACTTGCAAATTCATTCTATAGAGCTGCAAGAAAAATGAGAACCTTTGGTCTAAGTCTTTCATCAAAACCATCTCATCATCAAACATGTTCTTTTCCTAATATAGCAAAATGTGATGTACAAGGTAGGAATAGGATGTCACAAACAGTTGTTTGTGACATTCTTGGAGTCATCTTGAAAACTgaatccttttttccttttttcatgCTTGTTGCTTTTGAAGGTGGCAGCATTTTGAGAGCTTTTCTCTTGCTCATGTCTTGTCCTTTTCTCATGGTTTGTGATCATGAGATGAAGATAAAGGTTATGACTTTTATAACCTTTTGTGGTTTGAGAATCAAGGACATGGAGAATGTTTCTAGGGCTGTTTTGCCTAAGTTTTATTTAGAGAATCTTAATGTTCATGTTTGTGAGATTCTTGCTTCAACTGGTTCCAAAGTTGTTATCACAAATGTTCCTAGAGTTATGGTTGAGGGTTTCTTGAAGGAATATTTGAGTGTCGGTGATGTTATAGGGACTGAGTTGCATGTTGTTGGTGGCTACTTCACTGGTTGTCTTACTTCTTCTGGCTTGGTTGTGAAGAATAAGGCTCTTAAAGATTATTTTGGTGATCGAAAACCCGATATTGGAATCGGAACTTCGAGTTCAAATGATCATCTTTTCATTTCATCTTGCAAG GAAGCATATGTGATGAATAATGAAGAAAACAACAAGAATAGTCCAAACTCGGTGACGATGACACGCGACAAATATCCAAAACCATTAATATTTCATGATGGAAGATTAGCATTCCTGCCAACACCATCAGCATCATTCTGCATGTTCATGTGGCTACCAATTGGAATTTTCTTAGCAATTTACAGAATCCTTCTTGGCATTTTCCTTCCTTACAAACTAGCACTCGAACTCGGTGTTTACAGTGGCATAGATCTGAAAATCAAAGGAACTATCCCTAAAAAAACACAACCAAACAAAGGTGTTTTGTTTGTATGCACTCATAGGACACTGTTGGATCCGGTTTTCCTAAGCACATCATTAGCAAAGCCGTTAACCGCGGTAACTTATAGTTTAAGCAAAGTTTCCGAGTTCATAGCGCCGATTAAGACAGTGAGGTTAACAAGAAACAGAAAACAAGACGGCGAAACCATGCAAAAGTTGCTAAGTGAAGGCGATTTAGTTGTTTGTCCTGAAGGAACGACTTGTAGAGAACCGTACTTGTTACGATTTAGCTCGCTGTTCGCTGAGTTGGCTGATGAGATTGTGCCTGTGGCAATGGATACTAATGTTAGCATGTTTTATGGTACAACAGCAAGTGGATTGAAGTGTTTGGATCCAATCTTTTTCTTGATGAACCCGAAGCCGAGTTATCATATTCAAATTCTCGAGAAGGTGCCTAAAGAACTTACATGCGCGGGTGGAAAGTCGAGTTTTGAAGTGGCGAATCATATACAGAAAAAGTTGGGCGAAGCTTTGGGATTCGAGTGCACGAATTTAACTCGGAGGGATAAGTATTTGATGCTTGCTGGGAATGAAGGGATTGTTCAACAAGATGAAGCAAAAAAATGTTGTTATTAA